One part of the Kryptolebias marmoratus isolate JLee-2015 linkage group LG2, ASM164957v2, whole genome shotgun sequence genome encodes these proteins:
- the traf4a gene encoding TNF receptor-associated factor 4a isoform X2 has protein sequence MLSEGVFKCPEDQLPLDYAKIYPDPELEQQILALPIRCIHSEEGCRWTGQMKQLQGHFSTCAFNVIPCPNRCSVKLTRRDLPDHLQHDCPKRKVKCEFCGSEFTGEAYENHQGVCPQESVYCENKCGARMMRRLLSQHSMAECPKRTQPCKYCGKEFVFDTIQNHQYHCPRFPVQCPNQCGTPNIAREDLANHVKDNCGNALVLCPFKDAGCKHRCPKLAISRHLEDTTKSHLTLMCNLVGRQRQEILELRREMEELSVSHDGVLIWKISDYSRKLQEAKLRSNHEFFSPPFYTHRYGYKLQVSAFLNGNGSGEGSHLSVYIRVLPGEYDNLLEWPFSYKVTFSILDQSDPSLSKPQHITETFNPDPNWKNFQKPSSSRNSLDESTLGFGYPKFISHEEIKKRNYIRDNCIFIKASIEIPQKIMG, from the exons ATCTACCCGGACCCGGAGCTGGAGCAGCAGATCCTGGCGCTGCCGATCCGCTGCATCCACAGCGAGGAGGGCTGCCGCTGGACGGGCCAGAtgaagcagctgcag GGCCACTTCTCCACCTGCGCCTTCAACGTGATCCCCTGCCCCAACCGCTGCTCCGTCAAGCTGACGCGCCGCGACCTGCCCGACCACCTGCAGCACGACTGCCCCAAGCGGAAGGTCAAGTGCGAGTTCTGCGGCAGCGAGTTCACCGGAGAAGCCTATGAG AACCACCAGGGCGTCTGTCCCCAGGAGAGCGTTTACTGCGAGAACAAATGCGGAGCGAGGATGATGCGACGCCTGCTGTCCCAGCACAGCATGGCCGAGTGTCCCAAACGCACACAGCCGTGTAAATACTGCGGCAAGGAGTTCGTCTTCGACACCATCCAG AACCATCAGTACCACTGTCCTCGCTTCCCGGTCCAGTGTCCAAACCAGTGCGGCACGCCCAACATCGCTCGAGAGGACCTGGCCAACCACGTGAAGGACAACTGTGGCAACGCGCTCGTCCTCTGTCCTTTCAAAGACGCCGGCTGCAAACACAGA TGCCCCAAGCTGGCCATCAGCCGTCACCTAGAAGACACCACCAAGTCCCACCTGACCCTGATGTGCAACCTGGTGGGGCGCCAGCGGCAGGAGATCCTGGAGCTTCGCCGGGAGATGGAGGAGCTGTCCGTCAGCCACGATGGCGTCCTCATCTGGAAAATCAGCGACTACTCCCGCAAGCTCCAGGAGGCCAAGCTGCGAAGCAACCACGAGTTCTTCAGCCCGCCGTTCTACACCCACCGCTACGGCTACAAGCTGCAGGTGTCGGCCTTCCTGAACGGGAACGGCAGCGGCGAGGGCTCCCACCTGTCCGTCTACATCCGGGTGCTGCCGGGCGAGTACGACAACCTGCTGGAGTGGCCCTTCTCCTACAAGGTGACGTTCTCCATCCTGGACCAGAGCGACCCGTCCCTGTCCAAACCGCAGCACATCACGGAGACCTTCAACCCGGACCCCAACTGGAAGAACTTCCAGAAGCCCAGCAGCAGCCGCAACTCGCTGGACGAGAGCACCCTGGGCTTCGGCTACCCCAAGTTCATCTCGCACGAGGAGATTAAGAAGAGGAACTACATCCGAGACAACTGCATCTTCATCAAGGCTTCTATAGAGATTCCCCAGAAGATAATGGGTTAG